A genomic window from Sulfurospirillum diekertiae includes:
- the dnaN gene encoding DNA polymerase III subunit beta, whose amino-acid sequence MKVSIKKSILENMLLNIQPYLEKKDLSQITSHVLLIAEETQFTLKATDYEIGLSYHTPEIKISVAGNATANGKKLLDIIKGLKDDEVILETINDYLYIKQNSSKFKLPMLSPSDFPPFPEIDSKPKFDINSNTLVRSIKKIAPAIDSNNPKFELNGSLIDIKDNSISLVATDTKRLAIMKIEQPTEHDFSLIIPKKAIGEIQKLFFDNIEIFYDENTLIASSAHFTFFTKLINGKFPDYQRIIPKNKNYRILLNRESMVESIKQISIISPEIKITFKPDKIVFESLNDDNIEAKTEIDFKTGLESDIYLAVNSRYILDFLSNIENSNFTLGFNDSGLPFTLESDNFTTIVMPIMI is encoded by the coding sequence ATGAAAGTTTCGATCAAAAAAAGTATTTTAGAAAACATGCTACTTAACATACAACCCTATTTAGAAAAAAAAGATTTAAGTCAAATCACATCACATGTTTTACTTATAGCTGAAGAAACTCAATTTACACTAAAAGCAACTGATTATGAAATCGGTCTTAGTTACCATACTCCTGAAATAAAAATTAGTGTTGCAGGTAATGCAACCGCTAATGGTAAAAAACTTTTGGATATCATCAAAGGTTTAAAAGATGACGAAGTTATTTTAGAAACAATCAATGATTACCTCTACATCAAACAGAATAGCTCCAAATTTAAACTTCCAATGCTAAGCCCTAGTGATTTTCCTCCTTTCCCTGAAATTGATTCTAAACCTAAATTTGACATCAATAGCAATACCCTTGTTCGCTCTATCAAAAAGATAGCTCCTGCTATTGATAGTAATAATCCTAAATTTGAGCTCAACGGATCATTAATTGATATTAAAGACAATAGCATCAGTTTAGTTGCAACCGATACGAAACGTCTTGCCATTATGAAAATCGAACAACCAACAGAACATGATTTTTCATTGATTATTCCTAAAAAAGCTATCGGTGAAATTCAAAAACTTTTTTTTGATAATATTGAAATTTTTTATGATGAAAATACACTCATTGCAAGTTCAGCCCATTTTACATTTTTTACAAAACTCATCAACGGAAAATTTCCTGATTATCAACGCATTATTCCAAAAAATAAAAACTATCGAATTTTACTTAACCGTGAATCTATGGTGGAATCTATTAAACAAATTTCTATTATTTCCCCTGAAATTAAAATCACTTTTAAACCTGATAAAATTGTCTTTGAAAGTTTAAATGATGATAACATTGAAGCAAAAACAGAAATTGATTTTAAAACAGGACTTGAGAGTGATATTTACCTTGCAGTTAACAGTCGTTATATTTTAGATTTTTTATCTAATATCGAAAATAGTAACTTTACCCTAGGTTTCAATGATAGTGGCCTTCCATTCACTTTAGAAAGTGATAATTTTACGACCATTGTTATGCCAATTATGATTTAA
- the gyrB gene encoding DNA topoisomerase (ATP-hydrolyzing) subunit B, which yields MSTYGADNIKVLKGLEAVRKRPGMYIGDTNINGLHHLIYEVVDNSIDEAMAGYCDLIKVELTREGSCIVIDNGRGIPVGWHEGENMSAATVVLTVLHAGGKFDKDTYKVSGGLHGVGVSVVNALSSKLIATIKREGNEHRQEFACGIPQTPLGVVKTTNRTGTMIEFWPDGTIFETTEFQFEILATRFRELAYLNPKIRIELKDQRDGRAEVYHFEGGIKQFVMDLNKKEKVAEAVHYTASIDDVEVDVAMMYNSTYSEIFYSFVNNIKTIDGGTHESGFRAGLTRAITNYISLNAGAREKDAKITGDDVREGLIAIVSVKVPEPQFEGQTKGKLGSSYVKPIVQKLVYEQLVKYFEENPIEAKAIMNKALAAARGREAAKNARDLTRRKDAMSIGTLPGKLADCQSKDPSICELYLVEGDSAGGSAKQGRDRVFQAILPLKGKILNVEKSRLDKILKSDEIKNMITALGCGIGDEFNEEKLRYHKLIIMTDADVDGSHIQTLLLTFLFRFLRPIVDNGYVYLAQPPLYRYKKGKKEIYLKDDHEMNAFLIESGMDSIAIEGVGTPDLVDYFKIISAYRGILKELEKRFAMIEVIRYLIENPDLIVLPTEGLFVEIQKFITNLGYNILNHYINDEGIHLFIQTKDGLEELLLDETFYTNPLYEEARYIYTKIQERDFDVFDGKDPVEVLDEIEKSAKKGAYIQRYKGLGEMNPEQLWETTMNPENRRLLQVKVEDAEAASDTFTLFMGDEVEPRRQYIQDHAKDVKHLDV from the coding sequence ATGAGTACTTACGGTGCAGACAATATTAAAGTTTTAAAAGGCCTTGAAGCAGTACGAAAGCGTCCAGGTATGTATATTGGTGATACCAACATTAATGGTCTTCATCACCTTATTTATGAAGTGGTTGATAACTCTATTGATGAAGCAATGGCAGGCTATTGTGATCTGATTAAAGTGGAACTTACACGTGAAGGTTCATGTATCGTTATTGATAATGGTCGTGGTATTCCCGTTGGTTGGCATGAGGGTGAAAATATGTCAGCGGCGACGGTTGTTTTAACCGTACTTCATGCAGGTGGAAAGTTTGATAAAGATACCTATAAAGTGAGTGGAGGTTTGCACGGTGTTGGTGTTTCGGTTGTAAATGCTCTCTCATCTAAACTTATCGCTACGATTAAACGTGAAGGAAATGAGCATCGTCAAGAATTTGCATGTGGTATTCCTCAAACACCATTAGGTGTGGTTAAAACAACCAATCGTACGGGTACAATGATTGAGTTTTGGCCTGATGGTACTATTTTTGAAACAACAGAATTTCAATTTGAAATTTTGGCAACACGTTTCCGAGAGCTTGCTTATCTTAACCCAAAAATTCGAATTGAACTTAAAGATCAAAGAGATGGACGTGCTGAAGTGTACCACTTTGAAGGTGGTATTAAACAGTTTGTAATGGATCTCAATAAAAAAGAAAAAGTAGCAGAAGCTGTTCATTATACTGCTAGCATTGATGATGTTGAAGTTGATGTTGCGATGATGTATAACTCAACCTACAGTGAAATTTTCTACTCTTTTGTTAATAACATTAAAACCATTGATGGTGGAACCCATGAGAGCGGTTTTAGAGCAGGACTGACACGTGCTATTACCAACTATATCTCTTTAAATGCAGGAGCACGTGAAAAAGATGCCAAAATAACGGGTGATGATGTTCGCGAGGGTTTGATTGCTATTGTCAGTGTTAAAGTACCTGAACCTCAATTTGAGGGTCAAACCAAAGGAAAATTGGGTAGTTCTTACGTTAAACCTATTGTTCAAAAATTGGTCTATGAACAACTGGTTAAATATTTTGAAGAAAACCCTATTGAAGCCAAAGCGATTATGAACAAAGCGCTTGCAGCGGCACGTGGTCGTGAAGCGGCTAAAAACGCACGTGATCTAACACGAAGAAAAGATGCTATGAGCATTGGCACACTTCCTGGAAAATTGGCAGATTGTCAAAGTAAAGATCCAAGTATTTGTGAACTTTATCTTGTAGAGGGCGATAGTGCGGGTGGTTCAGCTAAACAAGGACGTGATAGAGTTTTTCAAGCCATTTTGCCACTTAAAGGTAAAATTCTTAACGTTGAAAAAAGCCGTTTAGACAAAATTTTAAAATCCGATGAAATTAAAAATATGATTACAGCCTTAGGATGCGGTATTGGCGATGAATTTAATGAAGAGAAACTTCGTTATCACAAGCTTATCATTATGACCGATGCGGATGTCGATGGTAGCCATATTCAAACCCTTCTTTTAACATTCCTTTTCCGCTTTTTGCGCCCTATTGTGGATAATGGTTATGTCTATTTAGCTCAACCACCACTTTACCGTTATAAAAAAGGTAAAAAAGAGATTTATCTCAAAGATGATCATGAAATGAATGCCTTTTTAATTGAATCAGGTATGGATAGTATTGCGATTGAAGGTGTTGGAACTCCTGATTTAGTGGATTACTTTAAAATTATCTCTGCATATCGAGGTATTTTAAAAGAGCTTGAAAAACGTTTTGCTATGATCGAAGTAATTCGTTATTTGATTGAAAATCCAGATTTGATTGTACTTCCTACGGAAGGATTATTTGTTGAAATTCAAAAATTTATTACAAACCTTGGTTACAATATTTTAAATCATTACATCAATGATGAAGGAATTCATCTCTTTATTCAAACCAAAGATGGTTTAGAAGAACTTCTTTTAGATGAAACGTTCTATACCAATCCTCTTTATGAAGAAGCACGTTACATTTACACAAAAATACAAGAACGTGACTTTGATGTGTTTGACGGTAAAGATCCTGTTGAAGTGTTAGATGAAATTGAAAAAAGTGCTAAAAAAGGTGCTTATATCCAACGCTACAAAGGTCTTGGTGAAATGAATCCTGAACAACTTTGGGAAACAACCATGAATCCTGAAAACAGACGCCTTTTACAAGTTAAGGTTGAAGATGCAGAAGCAGCCAGTGACACCTTTACCCTCTTTATGGGTGATGAAGTTGAACCTCGCCGACAGTACATTCAAGATCATGCCAAAGATGTAAAACACTTGGACGTTTAA
- a CDS encoding bifunctional diguanylate cyclase/phosphodiesterase has product MLYSEIKERENRFITALKIAFPFLLLIGIFFHAFQLFPYTSVNFILLILLIPIYVYYTVYLIYHGFQTTLIDPTTKTFTRMEIMTKIENIKDRENTTIIFLHVNNFSDINERYGIHNGDILLFHFIQKLEFFLREHHFKNVSIGRYSNDSFLFYIKNPSKELRHLLTIFTKSVQNVGISNIEIKVDFSLLSAAYDSDTKNIIEHLLMLIEEQKKSEEIMPNIKLNQFQMIIDEAIKYHQLFFKYQPSLSLETEKIEIVEVLTRMESQTYGLLSKQQIQRIVNHTGYEKIFDEKVFELLVEEILPLLEKEVLLSVEISPVTLRNLSFKHYLITLFEKKNIAPNRFILEFTEKKSYENMHRFREIIESYQEVGFKIALGNFGGNNCSFEYLKHLPIDLVKFDIEFTKKIDDSKYQQLLLHYVELIQTLHIQSMVKFVDKEAYFQKMKEIKPDYIQGFCISKPKNLEQIIGDIL; this is encoded by the coding sequence ATGCTCTATTCTGAGATTAAGGAGAGAGAAAATCGATTTATTACAGCTCTTAAAATCGCTTTTCCTTTTCTTCTTCTCATCGGCATTTTTTTTCACGCATTTCAACTTTTTCCTTATACTTCAGTCAATTTTATTCTTCTTATTTTGCTAATTCCCATTTATGTTTATTATACGGTCTATTTGATTTATCATGGATTTCAAACAACGTTGATTGATCCTACGACTAAAACATTTACCAGAATGGAAATAATGACTAAAATCGAAAACATAAAAGATCGAGAGAATACGACAATCATCTTTTTACATGTAAATAATTTTAGTGATATTAATGAGCGTTATGGTATCCATAATGGAGATATTCTGCTCTTTCATTTTATACAAAAATTAGAGTTTTTTTTACGAGAACATCATTTTAAAAATGTTTCCATTGGGCGCTATAGCAATGATAGTTTTTTGTTTTACATTAAAAATCCAAGTAAAGAACTTCGTCATCTTTTAACTATTTTTACGAAGAGTGTTCAAAATGTAGGAATTTCGAATATCGAAATAAAAGTTGATTTTTCACTTTTAAGTGCTGCCTATGACAGTGATACAAAAAATATCATAGAACATCTTTTAATGCTCATAGAAGAACAAAAAAAGAGTGAAGAAATAATGCCAAATATCAAGCTCAATCAATTTCAAATGATTATAGATGAAGCAATTAAATACCATCAACTTTTTTTTAAATATCAACCCTCTTTAAGCCTTGAAACTGAAAAAATCGAAATAGTAGAAGTCTTAACTCGTATGGAATCTCAAACCTATGGATTGCTTTCCAAACAACAGATTCAGCGTATTGTTAACCACACAGGGTATGAAAAAATATTTGATGAAAAAGTTTTTGAACTTCTAGTGGAGGAAATTTTACCTTTACTGGAAAAAGAAGTTCTTTTGAGTGTTGAAATTTCACCTGTAACACTACGAAATCTCAGTTTTAAGCACTATCTTATAACACTTTTTGAAAAAAAGAATATTGCACCAAATCGCTTTATTCTTGAATTTACAGAAAAAAAGAGTTATGAAAATATGCACCGGTTTAGAGAAATTATAGAGAGTTATCAAGAAGTCGGGTTTAAAATAGCCCTAGGTAATTTTGGGGGTAATAACTGTAGTTTTGAGTATCTTAAACATTTACCCATTGATTTAGTGAAGTTTGACATTGAATTTACTAAAAAAATAGATGATTCCAAATACCAACAACTTCTTTTACATTATGTAGAACTCATCCAAACACTTCATATACAAAGTATGGTAAAATTTGTCGATAAAGAGGCATATTTTCAAAAGATGAAAGAGATAAAACCTGATTATATACAAGGGTTTTGTATTTCAAAGCCTAAAAATTTAGAACAAATAATAGGAGACATTTTATGA
- the queF gene encoding preQ(1) synthase yields the protein MKYGEQIIKEFDVEKDLEIWPNQHKKNYVIKLTLPEFCCLCPRSGYPDFATIYIDYTPDELVVELKAIKLYINSFMNRNISHENSANEIYDLLDRKLKPKWLKVVADFNPRGNVHTVIEIDSKQVRNESSC from the coding sequence ATGAAATACGGTGAACAAATTATTAAAGAATTTGATGTTGAAAAAGACTTAGAAATTTGGCCTAATCAACATAAAAAAAATTATGTGATTAAGCTTACATTGCCAGAGTTTTGTTGTTTGTGCCCACGCAGTGGTTATCCCGATTTTGCAACCATTTACATTGACTATACTCCTGATGAACTTGTTGTTGAGCTCAAAGCAATCAAGCTTTACATTAACAGTTTTATGAACCGAAACATTAGCCATGAAAATAGTGCTAATGAAATTTATGATTTACTAGACCGTAAACTCAAGCCAAAATGGCTCAAAGTTGTTGCTGATTTTAATCCTAGAGGTAATGTTCATACGGTCATTGAAATCGATTCAAAACAAGTACGAAATGAGAGTTCATGTTAA
- a CDS encoding HD domain-containing protein, translating into MLSPKLIEQFFGAASIQRWNDYPRMVELVELDKQAHKFIIAYLIAKMEPKESINMRSLIEAGIFEFLRRVVVTDIRPDVFRKALQKKEKEINTWVLEQLYDSLSDIEEGAFYERFKTYLNDSSMYKKERFILKAASYMATRWEFSIVYQTSQFLNNIDRVKEAVEEEIEDYYELISVRKMAMNKKISKIVDLSGRLRFQKRWAQTPRIPETSVLGHMLIVAILGYFYSLSAKACDGRLVNNFFCALFHDFPEALTRDIISPVKYSVSGLDDIISEFEIKMIEEEILPYLPEGLTKEFKYLLGLYGDNQKDEFMNRINEHEIKMVEDVSAYNEEKYNAIDGKALKNCDNLAAFIEATLSISHGVRSKELIQGKEHIRGKLKEKGKIGNVDFYELALEIETYLGV; encoded by the coding sequence ATGTTAAGTCCAAAACTCATTGAGCAGTTTTTTGGGGCTGCATCGATTCAGCGTTGGAATGATTATCCACGCATGGTTGAACTCGTGGAACTTGATAAACAAGCGCATAAATTTATCATAGCTTATTTGATTGCAAAAATGGAACCCAAAGAGAGCATTAATATGCGCTCTTTAATTGAAGCGGGCATTTTTGAATTTTTGCGTCGCGTGGTTGTCACCGATATTCGCCCCGATGTTTTTCGCAAAGCACTTCAAAAAAAAGAGAAAGAGATCAATACTTGGGTTTTAGAACAGCTCTATGACTCACTCAGCGATATTGAAGAGGGTGCTTTTTACGAGCGTTTTAAAACCTATCTAAATGATAGTTCCATGTATAAAAAAGAGCGTTTTATCCTTAAAGCCGCTTCGTATATGGCAACGCGTTGGGAATTTTCCATTGTCTATCAAACCAGCCAATTTTTAAACAATATTGACCGTGTGAAAGAGGCAGTTGAAGAGGAAATCGAAGATTATTATGAACTTATAAGTGTTCGTAAAATGGCAATGAATAAAAAAATCTCTAAAATTGTTGATTTAAGCGGACGACTTCGTTTTCAAAAACGTTGGGCACAAACGCCTCGTATTCCTGAAACTTCTGTATTGGGGCATATGCTGATTGTTGCCATTTTGGGCTATTTTTACTCCCTCTCTGCCAAAGCGTGTGATGGGCGTCTGGTCAATAACTTCTTTTGTGCTCTTTTTCATGATTTTCCTGAAGCGCTCACCCGTGACATCATCTCTCCCGTTAAATATTCTGTCAGTGGATTGGATGATATTATCAGTGAGTTTGAAATTAAGATGATTGAAGAAGAGATATTGCCTTACCTTCCAGAGGGGCTCACTAAAGAGTTTAAATACCTTCTTGGACTTTACGGGGACAATCAAAAAGATGAATTTATGAACCGCATCAATGAGCATGAAATCAAAATGGTTGAAGATGTTTCAGCCTACAATGAGGAAAAATACAATGCCATTGATGGAAAAGCACTTAAAAATTGCGATAATTTAGCTGCATTTATTGAAGCGACACTTTCTATTTCGCATGGTGTTAGATCCAAAGAACTGATACAAGGCAAAGAGCATATTCGCGGTAAATTGAAAGAAAAAGGAAAAATAGGAAATGTTGATTTTTATGAATTAGCATTGGAAATTGAAACGTATTTGGGAGTTTAG
- a CDS encoding uracil-DNA glycosylase, translating to MVDPKIEESWKNVLREEFQKPYFEALKSFLVEEKKHYTVYPSGANIFAAFDNTPFESVEVVILGQDPYHGASQAHGLSFSVQDGIQHPPSLQNIFKELKDDLGCTIPKNGNLTAWAKQGVFLLNTVLTVRASEANSHRGQGWENFTDAVIKTLSTEKEHLVFILWGSPAGAKASLIDGNKHLILRAPHPSPLSSYRGFFGSKPFSKSNEYLTCNGKKPINWCLA from the coding sequence ATGGTAGACCCAAAAATTGAAGAGAGTTGGAAAAATGTTTTACGTGAAGAGTTTCAAAAGCCCTATTTTGAAGCTTTAAAAAGCTTTTTAGTGGAAGAAAAAAAACACTATACTGTTTATCCTAGTGGTGCAAACATCTTTGCAGCATTTGATAACACACCCTTTGAAAGCGTTGAAGTGGTCATTTTAGGACAAGATCCTTATCATGGAGCGAGTCAGGCACACGGGCTCTCTTTCTCCGTACAAGACGGCATCCAGCATCCGCCATCCCTTCAAAATATTTTTAAAGAGCTTAAAGATGATTTGGGTTGTACCATTCCTAAAAATGGTAATTTAACTGCGTGGGCAAAGCAAGGTGTCTTTTTACTCAACACCGTTTTAACCGTACGTGCTAGCGAAGCTAATTCACACCGAGGACAGGGTTGGGAAAACTTTACAGATGCTGTGATTAAGACGTTAAGCACTGAAAAAGAACATTTGGTATTTATTCTTTGGGGAAGTCCAGCAGGTGCAAAAGCGAGCCTCATTGATGGTAATAAACACCTGATTTTACGTGCTCCTCACCCTTCTCCTCTTTCCTCATACCGTGGATTTTTTGGTTCGAAGCCCTTTTCAAAAAGCAATGAATATCTTACATGTAACGGCAAAAAGCCGATTAATTGGTGCTTAGCTTGA
- the mutY gene encoding A/G-specific adenine glycosylase has protein sequence MLSLSVKEAIYAWYQKNGRHDLPWRQTTDAYKIYLSEIMLQQTQVKTVLERFYFPFLERFPTLQSVAEAPLDDVLKMWEGLGYYTRARNLHHTALTCNGILPKNPEELGGLKGIGKSTAHAICSFAYHQALPILDANVKRVLCRYFALNVKDEKVLWEKAWKLLHVKHPYEHNQAMMDIGALVCTPKNPNCLECPLNFTCKGKDTPENYPQSLKKAKVPIKRRFALVALKEGKLGLIQRKERLLHGLWGFVQVDECPENAEILGKVTHTYSHFKLELEVVKCDLHVKVDDYFTPEQIATLALSTVDKKILQLPAMMGNVTPATPK, from the coding sequence GTGCTTAGCTTGAGTGTAAAAGAGGCAATTTACGCGTGGTATCAAAAAAATGGTCGTCATGATCTTCCCTGGCGCCAAACCACTGATGCCTACAAAATTTATCTCAGTGAAATTATGCTGCAACAGACCCAAGTCAAGACAGTATTGGAACGTTTTTATTTTCCTTTTTTGGAGCGATTTCCGACCCTTCAAAGTGTGGCAGAGGCTCCGCTTGATGATGTTTTAAAAATGTGGGAAGGACTTGGCTACTACACTCGTGCTCGAAATCTTCACCATACTGCGCTTACATGTAACGGTATTTTGCCTAAAAATCCTGAAGAACTTGGTGGGCTGAAAGGCATTGGCAAAAGTACGGCACATGCAATTTGCTCGTTTGCGTATCATCAAGCACTCCCAATCTTGGATGCCAATGTGAAGCGCGTTTTGTGTCGTTATTTTGCACTTAATGTCAAAGATGAAAAAGTGCTTTGGGAAAAGGCGTGGAAACTTTTACATGTAAAGCATCCCTATGAACATAACCAAGCAATGATGGACATTGGAGCACTCGTGTGTACGCCCAAAAATCCAAACTGTTTAGAGTGTCCACTAAACTTTACATGTAAAGGTAAAGATACGCCTGAAAACTATCCACAATCCCTTAAAAAAGCGAAAGTTCCTATCAAGCGACGTTTTGCCTTGGTTGCACTCAAAGAGGGCAAATTGGGGCTCATTCAACGCAAAGAAAGACTTCTTCATGGCCTTTGGGGATTTGTTCAAGTGGATGAGTGCCCAGAAAATGCAGAAATTTTAGGAAAAGTAACGCACACCTACAGCCATTTTAAGCTGGAGTTAGAAGTCGTGAAATGCGATTTACATGTAAAAGTTGATGATTATTTTACGCCAGAGCAAATTGCGACACTGGCTCTATCAACAGTTGATAAAAAGATTTTACAACTACCCGCCATGATGGGGAATGTAACCCCTGCTACCCCAAAGTAA
- a CDS encoding multidrug effflux MFS transporter — translation MSKALTERQIVLVLASLSAITPLAIDMYLPSFPAIATDLHTSIPNVEFSLSLYFFGMAMGQLLGGPISDAYGRRPMVMIGLIVFGMSSLLLSITNQIEIFWILRALQSFGGGVATVNVSATVRDMFNGKESARIFSLIAMVMLMAPLLAPTLGALVLKFFEWEAIFLILGFYTLFALIFYLFRFPATKQIRTKITPIQNYKTVLSHKLAMVFIVSQILCTSGMYTFITSSSFVYMEHFHVSASRFSLFFGINVLMMMIFGRLNVWVVKRKDPLQLLRFGVIVQAIVGIMLFVLRDAGLFVIFPLVGLYVGILGFVFGNSVSLTLEFFPSISASANAIIGVLQYSVGALMGFIASSLHDGTLLPIMGVMMVVSLCGATLLLWGSRGYIPHHGG, via the coding sequence ATGTCTAAAGCCCTTACAGAGCGCCAAATCGTCTTAGTCCTTGCGTCTTTATCGGCAATTACTCCTTTGGCGATTGATATGTATTTACCTTCATTCCCAGCCATTGCAACAGACCTTCACACAAGTATCCCCAATGTTGAATTTAGCCTTAGCCTCTACTTTTTTGGTATGGCAATGGGACAGCTTTTGGGTGGGCCCATTTCCGACGCTTATGGCAGACGCCCTATGGTTATGATAGGATTGATTGTTTTTGGAATGAGCAGTTTATTGCTCTCCATTACCAATCAAATCGAAATTTTTTGGATTCTTCGAGCTCTTCAATCTTTTGGAGGAGGTGTTGCCACTGTCAATGTCTCTGCCACCGTACGTGACATGTTTAATGGGAAAGAGAGTGCACGTATTTTTTCATTAATTGCGATGGTAATGCTCATGGCGCCACTGTTAGCACCAACGCTTGGCGCATTGGTTCTTAAATTTTTTGAGTGGGAAGCCATTTTTTTAATTCTTGGATTTTACACCCTTTTTGCCCTAATTTTTTATCTATTTCGCTTTCCTGCCACAAAACAAATACGCACTAAAATTACCCCCATTCAAAACTATAAAACCGTTTTAAGCCACAAACTTGCAATGGTTTTCATTGTTTCACAAATACTTTGTACCTCTGGTATGTATACCTTTATTACCTCTTCCTCATTCGTTTACATGGAGCATTTTCATGTCAGCGCAAGCCGATTTTCACTTTTTTTCGGTATTAATGTTTTAATGATGATGATCTTTGGAAGGCTTAATGTTTGGGTTGTGAAGCGAAAAGACCCCTTACAACTCTTACGTTTTGGAGTTATCGTACAAGCCATTGTCGGTATTATGTTATTCGTATTACGTGACGCAGGCCTCTTTGTTATTTTTCCCTTAGTAGGACTCTATGTTGGTATTTTAGGGTTTGTTTTCGGAAATTCTGTTTCATTAACATTGGAATTTTTTCCTAGTATTAGTGCCTCAGCCAATGCCATTATTGGTGTTTTACAGTACAGCGTGGGAGCACTCATGGGCTTTATTGCAAGCTCGTTACACGATGGTACACTCTTGCCTATCATGGGCGTTATGATGGTGGTCAGTTTGTGTGGTGCGACACTTTTACTTTGGGGTAGCAGGGGTTACATTCCCCATCATGGCGGGTAG
- a CDS encoding DASS family sodium-coupled anion symporter, whose amino-acid sequence MSKRIISILVPVLVLLIVWFSPIPSGLTIQAWHYMAIFLAVIVGLVIEPVPAALVGLIGVSLMALIGLAGKTPADNVKWALSGFSNSTIWLIFAAFMFAMGYQKTGLGKRISLIMIRYMGKSSLGLGYAVAFADLVLAPFMPSNTARGGGTIFPIAINIPIIFNSTPEHEPRKMGAYITWIAMSATCVTSSMFLTALAPNLLAIDLIAKGANIFITWGAWAKIMVPLMFATFPCNATFGLLDLSTYSKTVS is encoded by the coding sequence ATGTCGAAACGGATCATTTCGATACTAGTTCCTGTCTTGGTTTTACTGATCGTTTGGTTTTCTCCTATTCCCTCAGGGCTTACTATTCAAGCGTGGCATTATATGGCAATCTTTTTAGCTGTGATTGTTGGACTTGTTATTGAGCCTGTTCCTGCCGCATTGGTAGGACTAATAGGTGTTTCACTAATGGCTTTAATAGGACTTGCGGGCAAAACACCCGCAGATAATGTCAAATGGGCACTTTCAGGGTTTTCCAATTCGACAATTTGGTTGATTTTCGCCGCATTTATGTTTGCAATGGGTTACCAAAAAACGGGTTTAGGAAAAAGAATATCGCTTATTATGATTCGCTACATGGGTAAAAGTTCACTCGGTCTTGGCTATGCGGTGGCGTTTGCCGACCTTGTGTTAGCACCCTTTATGCCTTCGAATACGGCGCGAGGAGGAGGAACCATTTTCCCTATTGCGATTAACATCCCCATTATTTTCAATTCAACACCTGAGCATGAACCTCGTAAAATGGGTGCATACATCACATGGATAGCGATGAGCGCAACCTGTGTGACAAGCTCCATGTTTCTAACGGCACTTGCCCCCAATCTTCTTGCCATTGATCTCATCGCAAAAGGTGCAAATATTTTCATAACATGGGGTGCGTGGGCAAAAATCATGGTACCTCTTATGTTTGCCACTTTTCCTTGTAACGCCACTTTTGGTTTATTGGATTTATCCACCTACTCAAAAACAGTCTCCTGA
- a CDS encoding anion permease, producing the protein MRGQKSWYLLCLPLFLVTPLLVYWIYPPTQKQSPEAPAWAKDELKKMGDISLKEILMGSFAFLALILWIFGKELNVDATIAAISITVMMVLTNVVSWDDVIGNKPAWNILVWFATLVALASGA; encoded by the coding sequence GTGCGTGGGCAAAAATCATGGTACCTCTTATGTTTGCCACTTTTCCTTGTAACGCCACTTTTGGTTTATTGGATTTATCCACCTACTCAAAAACAGTCTCCTGAAGCGCCTGCATGGGCAAAAGATGAGTTAAAAAAGATGGGCGATATTTCGTTAAAAGAAATTTTGATGGGATCATTCGCATTTTTAGCGCTCATCCTTTGGATCTTTGGTAAAGAGCTCAATGTTGATGCAACAATAGCCGCGATTTCTATCACCGTGATGATGGTCTTAACGAATGTTGTCTCTTGGGATGATGTCATTGGTAATAAGCCTGCATGGAATATTTTAGTCTGGTTTGCAACACTCGTGGCATTGGCCTCAGGGGCTTAA